The Streptomyces sp. ALI-76-A nucleotide sequence CCGTCGGCGTGGCCTGGGCCGGGTTCCGCGGGCCGGGACTCCGCGACCGGTCGACGGGCGCCCAGCGGGTTGGCGGACGGCGGCGGACGGCACCGCGTCAAGCCCGATAAACGGGTGCGCGACCATCGACCCGAGTGCGGTATTGTTTCCCTGCGCGTTCGGCCAGGGAAAGCCCAGGTCAGACGGCACCGGGACGTGGCGCAGCTTGGTAGCGCACTTGACTGGGGGTCAAGGGGTCGCAGGTTCAAATCCTGTCGTCCCGACGGTGTTCATCAGCGGGTCCGCCGACTACGGCGGGCCCGCTGACGCGTTCGTCCGACCCGGACCGGCGAGGCGGGCCGCGTTCCGCGGAACGTCGGCATGTCAGGCGGTCGCCGGACTCACGGAACCCGCCGAGCCGCCGCGAGGACCTGCGGGACCGCGTCCTCAGGACGGCGTGGGGGAGTGTCCGGGTCGGGGGCGAGAACACCTGGACCGCGTGGCCCGCGTCGCGGGACACGGCACGCCGAACGGCCGTCCCCGCGGGTATAACCGGACCATGATCTATCACGTCGTACCACTCGCCGACTGGATGACCGATCCCGAGTGCCCCTACGCCCCCGCCTCCCTCGCGGAGGAGGGATTCGTGCACTGCTCGGCCGACGAGCGGACGACCCTGGCCGTCGTCAACGCCTTCTACCGGGACGCGCCCAGGCCGCTGATGGCGCTGGTCCTCGACGAGGAACGGCTCGGTTCCGTGGTGGCGTGGGAGGCGGCGGCGCCCGCCCCGCCGCCCGGGGTCGCCGAGGGAACCCTGTTCCCGCATGTGTTCGGCCCGCTCGACCGCGAGGCCGTCGCGCGGGTCCTGCGCGTCGAGTGGGACGAGAGCGGCCGGGCCGTGGGGTTCACCGAAGCGGACTGACCCGCCCCGGCACCAGAACGCCGGCCGGGGCACCCGCACCGCGAGGCAGGGACGCGGCACCCGCGTCGACACGGTGGCTGCTTCTCCGCCTGGTGGTGTGGGGCCGGTGGAGAAACGCCGTAGGGGCACCGCGCTGCGGCACCATCGACCCGTACCGCACGACGATCCCCAGGAGCCCACCATGGCCCGTTCCGAAGCGCGCGTCGCCACCGACCGCCCGCACCGCTACGCCAAGCAGCTCGCCTCCCACCTCGGCCGCCGCGCCGAGACCAGCTGGGACGAGGACAGCGGCGAGGGCCGGCTGGTCCTCCAGGACGGCACGGGCGCCCTCACCGCGACCGAGGGCGCCCTGCTGCTCTCGGTGGAGTCGCAGGCCGAACACCTCGACCGTCTGGAAGACGTCGTCGGCCGCCATCTGGTCCGCTTCGGCACCAAGGACGAGCTCGTCGTCGAGTGGCGGCGCGACACCGGTGAGCCCGGCACCACACAGCGCAATGACACCGACTGACGGCCCGGCCCGCGGCTGACGGCCCGGGACCGCGGACTCTCAGATCACGCAGCCCATGTGCGCCAGCGCCTGCTTGAGCAGGACTCCGTGGCCGCCCGGCATCTCGCTCTGCACCGCGGGCGACAGCGCCTCCTGCGGGCTGAACCAGACCAGGTCCAGGGCGTCCTGCCGGGGGCGGCAGTCGCCGCTGACCGGCACCACGTAGGCGAGCGACACGGCGTGCTGGCGCGGGTCGTGGTACGGCGTGATGCCCTGGGTCGGGAAGTACTCGGCCACGGTGAAGGGCTGGAGGGAGGCCGGCACGCGGGGCAGGGCGACCGGGCCGAGGTCCTTCTCCAGGTGGCGCAGCAGCGCGTCCCGGACGCGCTCGTGGTGCATCACCCGGCCGGACACCAGGGTCCGGCTGACCGTCCCGTCCGGACCGATGCGGAGCAGGACTCCGATGCTGGTGACTTCACCGCTGTCGTCGACGCGCACGGGCACGGCCTCGACGTACAGGATCGGCATACGGGCGCGCGCGAACTCGAGCTCGTCGGAACTCAGCCAACCGGACGTGGTATCGGTCATGTCAGACATTGCTTGATCATACTTTCCGGACGTGGCGAAAAACGGGTAGACCTGGTGAGCGTTGTCACCCGGGAACCCGTACGGCGATCCGCGGGGCGTGCCGCGCGCTCAGCCCGTTCGCCGGGCCCGCGCGTGGTCGTAGCCCTCCTGGGGCGAGCCCTGGCCGACGTGCCGCCGGGCCGGTGCCCGGCTCAGGGTTTCACCGCCACCGCGCCGAACTGCGGTACCACGACGGGGGACGCGGACTCGGCGCGCCACTGCGAGCACGACACCAGACCGGGCTCCAGCAGGTCCAGACCGTCGAAGAAGGCGGCGATGTCCGCGCGGCTGCGGGCGGTGATCGGCGGGGTGGCGTTCTCGTTCCAGAACCTCATCGCCGACATCTGGCCCTCGCCGCCGAGGTCGGCGTCGAACGTGGGATGCGTGAGGGCCAGATGGCTGCCGGAGGGCAGTGCGGCCATCACGCGGTGGACGATGTCCCGCGCTTTGTCGGTGTCCAGGACGAAGTTCAGGATGCCCAGCATCATCACGGCGACCGGCCGACCGAAGTCCAGGGTCCGCCCGGCGCGTTCGAGGATGGCGTCCGGGTCGTGCACGTCGGCGTCGATGTAGTCGGTGATCCCGTCGGTGGTGCCGGTGAGCAGGGTGCGGGCGTGGACCAGCACGATGGGGTCGTTGTCGACGTAGACGATCCGCGAGTCGGGGGCGATCCGCTGGGCGATCTCGTGGGTGTTGTCGACGGTCGGCAGCCCGGTGCCGATGTCGAGGAACTGCCGCACGCCCTGCTCCTCGGCGAGGAACCGCACCGCGCGGCCCAGGAACCAGCGGTCGGCGCGGGCTATCTCCCGGATGACCGGGAACATCCCGGCCACGTGCTCGCCGACCTGCTGGTCCACCTCGTAGTGGTCCTTGCCGCCGATCCAGTAGTTCCACACGCGGGCGTTGTGTGCCACCCCGGTGTTCAGCCTCGCCGACGTGCCTGAGGGGGTGTGGCTGTCACTCACGTCCGTGCTCCTTGTCGCGCCTTGGCCTTCCTCGGCCCTCGTCGTCATTGTGCCGCCCGAAGATCAGCTCTGTCCCCAAAACCCCCGGCGAAGGGCGGGCGGGCCGGGCCGCGCGCCCTGGGCCCAGGGGGTGGTGCGCTCCCCTTCGACTCCCGCCCCAGGGACGGCCGTCGGGGCGCCCCGGCTCGACCGCCGAGAGCCCGCTGACGGGCGCGTTCCTTGCTACCGGTGAGTACCCCGGGGGTGTGGCGCGCGTGACCCCTGAGGTAAGGTCCCCCCGGTCCGCAACCACGCACAGGCCGCGGACCGCTACGCGCAGTGTCGAAGAGGGCGGCAAATCATGGAAATCCACCTGGTCGACGAAGGGGAGCCGGCGGCGGGAGGGGCGCGGCTGGAGGCGCTGGCACCGGAACCCCTGCTGACCCGGGACTACGAGACGCGCCCCGCGCTCGTCTACGAACGGCTGCGGCAACGGCACGGCCCCGTCGCGCCGGTCGACCTGCTCGGCGTCCCCGCGTGGCTCGTGCTGGGCTACCGCGAGTCGCTTCAGGTGCTGCAGGACGACGCGGCCTGGCCGAAGGGCCTGGAGAACTGGCGGGCCCGGTCGGAGGGCCGGGTCCCCGCCGACTGGCCGCTCGGCCCCTCCCTCGAGGTCAACCACGTACTGATCCAGGGCGGTCCGGGCTACCGCCCGCTGCGCACCGCCTGGGACGTCGCCCTGCGACCGTTCCAGGACCCGCGCCACCCCCAGGCCAAGCGGCTGAAAGCGGCCGTCACGGTCTACGCCGACGAGCTGATCACCCTGCTCGCGCAGGGCGGTGGCACCGGCATGGCCGACCTGTCGGCACAGTTCTCCCGCCCGCTCCCGCTGATGGCGGCGAGCCACCTGCTCGGCTTCCCCGGATCGCAGGGCGACGACGCCCTGATGGACATGTGGCGCGTGCTGGACGCGGGCCCGGACGCGGAACCCGCCCTGGACCGCCTGCTGGGGACGCTCACGGAGCTGGCCGCCGCCAAGGTCGAGCGACCGGGGAACGACTTCCCCTCCCACCTGCTGGCCGCCCACCCGGACCTCTCGGTCGACGAGCTGGCCCGGGAGCTGTTCATGCTGCTCGGCATGACCTCCGACCACGTCGGCATCCTCATCTCCAACACCGTGGTCGAGGTGATCTCCGGCGAGCGCGAGGGCGGGGTGCGTACCGCCCTGTCCGCCGGGATGATCCGGGAGACCATGAACCGGGTGGTCATGCGCAAGCCGCCCCTGGTCAACTTCGTGCCGAGGTTCGCGGCCGAGGACACCCGGCTCGGGCACTACACCATCCACGCCGGCGACCCGGTGTGGGTCTCCTCCGCCGCCGCGCACGCGGACCCGCTCTTCGCCGGACAGATGGCGCCGGGCTCCTCCACCATCAGCAGCCGGGCGCACCTGTCGTGGGGCGCGGGGCCCCGCCAGTGCCCCGCCCGCGAGCTGGCGTCGACGATCGCCTCGGCGGGCGTGAGCCGCCTCTTCGAACGGTTCGGGCATCTGGAGCTCGCCCTCCCGGTCGACCAACTGCCGTGGCGTTCCTCGCCGTTCATGCGGGGACTGCGCTCGCTGCCGGTGCGTTACGAACTGGCCGAGCG carries:
- a CDS encoding DUF952 domain-containing protein is translated as MIYHVVPLADWMTDPECPYAPASLAEEGFVHCSADERTTLAVVNAFYRDAPRPLMALVLDEERLGSVVAWEAAAPAPPPGVAEGTLFPHVFGPLDREAVARVLRVEWDESGRAVGFTEAD
- a CDS encoding DUF2218 domain-containing protein — translated: MARSEARVATDRPHRYAKQLASHLGRRAETSWDEDSGEGRLVLQDGTGALTATEGALLLSVESQAEHLDRLEDVVGRHLVRFGTKDELVVEWRRDTGEPGTTQRNDTD
- a CDS encoding NUDIX hydrolase family protein; its protein translation is MTDTTSGWLSSDELEFARARMPILYVEAVPVRVDDSGEVTSIGVLLRIGPDGTVSRTLVSGRVMHHERVRDALLRHLEKDLGPVALPRVPASLQPFTVAEYFPTQGITPYHDPRQHAVSLAYVVPVSGDCRPRQDALDLVWFSPQEALSPAVQSEMPGGHGVLLKQALAHMGCVI
- a CDS encoding SAM-dependent methyltransferase, with the translated sequence MSDSHTPSGTSARLNTGVAHNARVWNYWIGGKDHYEVDQQVGEHVAGMFPVIREIARADRWFLGRAVRFLAEEQGVRQFLDIGTGLPTVDNTHEIAQRIAPDSRIVYVDNDPIVLVHARTLLTGTTDGITDYIDADVHDPDAILERAGRTLDFGRPVAVMMLGILNFVLDTDKARDIVHRVMAALPSGSHLALTHPTFDADLGGEGQMSAMRFWNENATPPITARSRADIAAFFDGLDLLEPGLVSCSQWRAESASPVVVPQFGAVAVKP
- a CDS encoding cytochrome P450, with product MEIHLVDEGEPAAGGARLEALAPEPLLTRDYETRPALVYERLRQRHGPVAPVDLLGVPAWLVLGYRESLQVLQDDAAWPKGLENWRARSEGRVPADWPLGPSLEVNHVLIQGGPGYRPLRTAWDVALRPFQDPRHPQAKRLKAAVTVYADELITLLAQGGGTGMADLSAQFSRPLPLMAASHLLGFPGSQGDDALMDMWRVLDAGPDAEPALDRLLGTLTELAAAKVERPGNDFPSHLLAAHPDLSVDELARELFMLLGMTSDHVGILISNTVVEVISGEREGGVRTALSAGMIRETMNRVVMRKPPLVNFVPRFAAEDTRLGHYTIHAGDPVWVSSAAAHADPLFAGQMAPGSSTISSRAHLSWGAGPRQCPARELASTIASAGVSRLFERFGHLELALPVDQLPWRSSPFMRGLRSLPVRYELAERPVPVVPLREETASPAADVPDLAAKRRSSLWRYLTGLIRSGG